The Flavobacterium sp. IMCC34852 genome contains the following window.
TTTACATCTTCGATATCAGGAGAGAATTTGCCATTAAATGCCGCATTGGCCTTGGCTGCCAAAATCAGGTTCTGTGAAGCTCTCGGACCTGCGCCCCAATCTAAATAATTATTGACATATTCGGAAGCTAAAGCACTTTTCGGACGCGTTTTACCTACTAAAGTTACAGCATATTCAATCACGTTATCGGCTACGGGAACACGGCGTATTAAATGTTGAAAATCGATAATTTCCTGAGCGGTAAACAATGGATTGATTACCGGTTTGTCGTCGGAAGTGGTACTTTTTACCACTTGTACTTCTTCTTGGTATGACGGATAATCTAATTTTATGGCAAACATAAAACGGTCTAATTGCGCTTCAGGTAACGGGTAAGTTCCTTCTTGCTCAATTGGGTTTTGGGTAGCTAAAACGAAATAAGGCAAGGCTAATTTGTAGTTCTGACCGGCGATTGTTACGGAACGTTCCTGCATGGCTTCAAGCAATGCAGCCTGGGTTTTGGGTGGCGTTCTGTTGATCTCATCGGCCAAAATAATATTGGCGAAGATTGGTCCTTTGATGAATTTAAATTGACGGTTTTCATCTAAAATTTCACTACCTAAAATGTCCGAAGGCATCAAATCGGGTGTGAATTGAATGCGTTTAAAATCTAATCCTAATGCTTGTGAAATGGTATTGACCATTAGGGTTTTGGCCAAACCCGGAACACCCACCAGCAAGGCATGTCCGCCTGAGAAAATACTCAGTAAAATTTGGTCAACCACTTCGTCTTGGCCTACAATTATCTTGGCGATTTCTTTTTTAAGTTCTAATCGTTTTTGAACTAAATTTTGAATGGCAGCAACATCAGACATTTGATATAAGATTTTTGATATTAGATACTAGATTTAAACCGTACAATATACATTTTAACTCCTATTTTTTTAACCAATTATTGATAAACAAGCAATCTTGGTATTCTCCGTTAATTTTGATGTAAGTTTCTTTGATTTTTTCATCAGACCATTTACCGATGGCTTTGATTTGTTTTTCTTTTAGGGCCAAATCTTTGATTTTGATATAATCCTTACCGTAATCTGCTGTGTGTTCGTTAATTCTGTTGGTAACGGTGATGATTTTATATTTTTTTCCGGTTCTCGGATCGTCATCTAAGATAGGTGCTGTAATAGCATTGTCTTTTAAATTAGACACTTCACTATACAAACTCGGATCCATTTTGGTCAATTCGAAGTGCGTATCTTGGGTTTTAGGATTGATTAAAGTTCCGCCATTGGCTCTGGTTTCTTTTTCATCAGACATGGTTCTGGCCGCTTCCGCAAAAGTGATTTCGCCGCTTTCAATTTTATTTTTAATCGTAATGATTTTCTCTCTGGCCTCTTTCAAAGCTTGGTCAGAAACTTTAGGCATCATTAGAATGTGTCTCAACTCTACTTCCTGTCCTTTGATTTTTTCTACCATAATAATATGGTAACCGTATTCGGTTTCAAACGGCTCTGAAATTTCTCCTTCACCTAAACTGAAGGCTACATCTTTGAACTCTTTTACGAATTGGGTTTTGCGGTTGATTTTATAAAAACCTCCATTGGAGGCTGAACCCCTATCGTCTGAATAAATAACGGCTCGAGTTTTAAAACTGGAACCGGCCAAAACTTCGGCTTTGATTTCTTTTAATCGGTTGATGACTCTTTGTTTTTCTTCCTCGGTAATTTTTGGTGTGATTACGATTTGGGCTACTTCCATTTCAGCACCAAAAACCGGTAATTCGTCTTGTGGAATAGACTTAAAGAAATTGCGGGTTTCTTCGGGAGTAATTTCAACAGCATTTATGATTTTGTTTCTCATCTCCGTAGTTAACTTATTGGTCTTGATAATTTCAAACAATTCACTTCTGAAATCCTCTTCGCTGTCTTTTTTGAAGTACTTGATTACGTTTTCCATCGAGCTTAATTGTTCAACCATATACGCAATTTGCTCGTTCATTTTTTCTTTTACCTCTTCATCTTTAATCACTATACTGTCTTGTATGGCTTGGTGTGCATATAATTTTTCTTCCAATAATTTGCCCAGCATTTGGCAACGCGTAATATCTTTAACTGATTGTCCTTGACTGGATAATTCCAAAAAAGACTTATCAATATCCGAATCCAAAATAATATAATCGCCTACTGTGGCAATAATTCCGTCTACTTTAACTTTTTGCGCGGTTTTGGTTTGGGGTTTGGTTTTTACAGAATCTTTAATAATCTCTTGGGCATTGGCGGTACCAACTGCAAAAAAGGCTGTAACAACAGCTACTATTAGTTGGCTATTTATAAATTTCATAATCTTTGTTTTTAATGGCATCATCGGTAATTTCTTTTTCAAATTTCTTTATCAATTCTAATTTTCTTTTGTTCAATATAACTTCTTTGAGTGTGGGTTTGATATATTCAAACGGAGAGGTTTGATTTTTATCAATCACATTAATAATTTTTATCAAATAGACATCTTCATTGGATTGGATTTCGGCTTTCTTTCCCGGACGAATGAATTCATCTCGGTTCTCCGGATTAATGACCGGCAACTTTACATAAACTTGGCTCATATCGACCCAAACGCTGTCGTTCAGAGCAAAGCTTTTAAATTGAAGCGCATAGGTTTCCCAAAACTTTTTGTCTTTTTTATTGTAATCAAAGAACTTACTTCTTATGGTTGCAAATCGCGGATTGTCTTTGGCCAAATTGATAAAACGCAATCTAACAAGCGTTCCGTTGGTTTTAAAATTCTCCTTATTTTCGTCGTAATACTTTTTTAACTCTTGTTGGGTTACCAAAGTATCTACGGTGTTTTTAACCACTTCTTCTATATACGCTTTGGTATATAAATCTATTTTGTATTGCTTAATTAAAGCGTTGTATTCTCCTTTTTTTTTGTCACTCAGATTTCTTTCAGCGGCTTCTATGAGCAATTTTTGGCTTGCCCAACGGTTGATGAAATCTCTAACCATCAAAACGCTATCTTCTTTTGAAGTTCCGGAGGGAACCAGCTTAGCAATATTGCTTTTGTACAAATAGCTTTTACCTACTCTGGCAATTGATTCCGGTTTTTGTTCCGGCTTGAAATAGTTACAAGAACAAAATAAAACAATGACCAAAAGGAGGCTAAATCGTTTCATTTTAAGGATTCAACTGTTTTTTTACTTTTTCAAAGACTTCTTTATTGACTTTTACAGTGAACTCTTGTTTTAAATCGTCAACCCATCTTTGCTCTAAATATTGTTGGTAGTCGTTTACTATTTTCCCTCGGCACTCGTCTAGTGTTTTGATGCTTTTGGGCATCACTTTATCCACTTTAGTCACAAAATAGTATTCGCCTTCTTTTACAATCTCTGAAATGCCAACTTCAAACCTAGTGCTTTTTGGCAAGGCATCATTTCCTTCTTCAAACACACCGCTGTTGCTCATTACGTTGACTACATTATTTATGTTTAGTTTTTCTTTAATGGCTTGTACTTCGGTGTTTTTCTTGAGCATATTTAATGCTTTTTTAATTTCTTCTATTTTGGTGGAAGAGAGAACAGTGGCTTCCACTCTGTTTTTCCACTGGTGTTCCGATTTGTGTTCATCGTAAAACTTTTGCAATCCAATCGAATCTGTTTTGGCTCTTTCCCAAATTTCTTTCTCCATCAAATCAAACAGTAACAAACCGTCTCGGTATTCTTCCATTACATTGGCAAACTCAGTAAACTCATTCTCCAAATTATCATCGTAATAGGCTGTTAATTGTGCTTCTAAGAATTTCTCGTATAGAGCATCAACCAATTTGGCTAACGGTTTAACGGTCATTCCGGATTTTTGCTGTTTGTCTATAAATTCTAAAAATGTTTTTCCTTCAATTTTTTTAGCGTTGATGGTCAACAAAGGTGTTGTATATTCTTTGGCATTTTCCGGTTGCTTCCATTTGGATTCATAGAAGTCATCGGTAACCAATTTGGCCAAAATTGCATACTGCTTGTTATCTTTTTTATAGGTGTATTTTTTTCTTAATTTTTCATTTAATGAAGCTGTGATTTTTTTTGATCTATCATCTTTCCCTACTTTGGTTTCCAACTCATTCTTCATTTCATCCAAAGAACGCACCGGATGTTTTTGAATTAGTTTGACAATATGCCAACCAAATTGTGATTGAAAAGGTTGAGATACTTCATTGGCTTGTTGCAAAGAAAAAGCAACATTTTCAAACTCTTCAGAACTCAATTGTCCGGAACCGAATTTATTCAACACACCACCTTTAGAAGAGGATGATTTATCTTCTGAAAACTGCTTGGCCAAATCCTCAAATTTTTCCCCTTGTTGGATTTTCTTGTAAATATCGTTGATAGTATTTTTGGCCTTATCTTGGTCAGTATCCTCCGGTTTGGGATTCAAAATCATGATATGCGCAACAGTTACTTCACCTCGGTTATTTCTAACGTCTTCTACTTTCAAAATATGATAGCCAAAGCGCGTTCTGATAATTTTTGACACCTTGCCTTTTGGCGTATTGTAGGCGGCATTTTCAAAAGCATACACCATTCTGAAAGCCGTGAAATACCCTAAATCACCTTTGTTTTCTTTGGCAGAAGGATCTTCGGAAAACTGAATAGCTAAAGCCCCAAAATCTGCTCCTTCTATGGCTTTTCGGCTGATATCTTCAATTTTTTTATAGGCTTTGAGCGTGTCTTCAGGAGTTGCATTTTCATCCACCATAATCAAGATATGCGATGCTTTAACTTCTTTTTGCAAACGATTATAACCTTCTTGAACAAGCTCTTGAGTGATTTTGGTATCGTTAAAATAGTTTTTGGCCAATTGCGTTCGGTAAGATTTTAACTCGCTTTGGTATTTTGGATTGTCTTGTAAACCTAACTTATAGGCTTTGTTTACTTTTAGTTTGTAACCTACAAAAAGTTCTAAATATTGGTTCAAATCTTTTTGAGATTCATCTTTTACCAATTCTAGGTTTTTCTTGTAAACCCTCGAAAATTCATCGGTATAATAAGGCTTATCGTTTATGGTAAACAAAACTTCTTTTGAATTATTTTGCCCTATTCCGTCTAATGACATTAAAAAGAACAATCCTAAAAAAAACTGTTTTAAACTCATGTTTTTATAATTTCTATTAAAAAATTTACAATTTAATATTGGTTTTTTCAACAAACCGAAAATGCTTTGGTTTATCGAGGTAACAATCAACAAAAGTAACAATTCAATCACATTATACAACTATAGAGCCTACTATTAACAAAAATTTATTAACAGAAAAATCACCCCGTTTTCCATTAATCAAAACAGACTGCAAATACATAACCAAATAATGGGTAAATAATAGTATTTTTGCAGACCATTTATTAAAAATCATGAGTTTTTTAAAAGAAATACAACGCCGCAGAACCTTTGGAATTATCTCGCATCCCGATGCCGGAAAGACTACACTTACTGAAAAGTTATTGCTTTTTGGAGGTGCGATTCAGGAAGCCGGAGCGGTAAAGAATAATAAAATCAAAAAAGGGGCTACATCCGATTTTATGGAGATTGAGCGTCAAAGAGGGATTTCGGTAGCGACCTCGGTTTTGGCCTTTAATTACAAAGACAAAAAAATCAATATTCTGGACACGCCCGGCCATAAGGATTTTGCCGAAGATACTTTTAGAACTTTGACAGCAGTTGACAGTGTTATTGTAGTGATTGACGTTGCCAAAGGGGTTGAAGAACAGACCGAAAAATTAGTCGAAGTTTGCCGAATGAGAAGCATTCCAATGATTGTGTTCATCAACAAACTAGACCGCGAAGGAAAAGATGCCTTTGATTTGATGGATGAAGTAGAGCAAAAATTAGGGCTAACCGTTACGCCTTTGAGTTTTCCTATCGGAATGGGTTATGATTTTCAAGGTATTTACAATATTTGGGAACAAAATATTAATCTTTTTAGCGGTGACAGTCGAAAAAACATTGAAGACACCATTGCCTTTTCCGACATTAACAGTCCGGAATTGGAAAAAATAATCGGTGAAAAACCGGCAGTAAAACTTAGAGACGAATTAGAATTAATCTCAGAAGTTTATCCTGCTTTTGACAGACAAAGTTATTTAGACGGCACTTTACAACCGGTATTTTTTGGCTCTGCTTTAAACAATTTCGGAGTAAGAGAATTATTGGATTGTTTTGTTGAAATTGCTCCGACACCAAGACCAAAAGAATCAGAAACAA
Protein-coding sequences here:
- a CDS encoding peptidylprolyl isomerase encodes the protein MSLKQFFLGLFFLMSLDGIGQNNSKEVLFTINDKPYYTDEFSRVYKKNLELVKDESQKDLNQYLELFVGYKLKVNKAYKLGLQDNPKYQSELKSYRTQLAKNYFNDTKITQELVQEGYNRLQKEVKASHILIMVDENATPEDTLKAYKKIEDISRKAIEGADFGALAIQFSEDPSAKENKGDLGYFTAFRMVYAFENAAYNTPKGKVSKIIRTRFGYHILKVEDVRNNRGEVTVAHIMILNPKPEDTDQDKAKNTINDIYKKIQQGEKFEDLAKQFSEDKSSSSKGGVLNKFGSGQLSSEEFENVAFSLQQANEVSQPFQSQFGWHIVKLIQKHPVRSLDEMKNELETKVGKDDRSKKITASLNEKLRKKYTYKKDNKQYAILAKLVTDDFYESKWKQPENAKEYTTPLLTINAKKIEGKTFLEFIDKQQKSGMTVKPLAKLVDALYEKFLEAQLTAYYDDNLENEFTEFANVMEEYRDGLLLFDLMEKEIWERAKTDSIGLQKFYDEHKSEHQWKNRVEATVLSSTKIEEIKKALNMLKKNTEVQAIKEKLNINNVVNVMSNSGVFEEGNDALPKSTRFEVGISEIVKEGEYYFVTKVDKVMPKSIKTLDECRGKIVNDYQQYLEQRWVDDLKQEFTVKVNKEVFEKVKKQLNP
- a CDS encoding AAA family ATPase, with the translated sequence MSDVAAIQNLVQKRLELKKEIAKIIVGQDEVVDQILLSIFSGGHALLVGVPGLAKTLMVNTISQALGLDFKRIQFTPDLMPSDILGSEILDENRQFKFIKGPIFANIILADEINRTPPKTQAALLEAMQERSVTIAGQNYKLALPYFVLATQNPIEQEGTYPLPEAQLDRFMFAIKLDYPSYQEEVQVVKSTTSDDKPVINPLFTAQEIIDFQHLIRRVPVADNVIEYAVTLVGKTRPKSALASEYVNNYLDWGAGPRASQNLILAAKANAAFNGKFSPDIEDVKAVATGILRHRIIKNYKADAEGITEEMIIDKLL
- a CDS encoding peptide chain release factor 3, giving the protein MSFLKEIQRRRTFGIISHPDAGKTTLTEKLLLFGGAIQEAGAVKNNKIKKGATSDFMEIERQRGISVATSVLAFNYKDKKINILDTPGHKDFAEDTFRTLTAVDSVIVVIDVAKGVEEQTEKLVEVCRMRSIPMIVFINKLDREGKDAFDLMDEVEQKLGLTVTPLSFPIGMGYDFQGIYNIWEQNINLFSGDSRKNIEDTIAFSDINSPELEKIIGEKPAVKLRDELELISEVYPAFDRQSYLDGTLQPVFFGSALNNFGVRELLDCFVEIAPTPRPKESETRLVKPEEEKMTGFVFKIHANMDPKHRDRLAFVKIVSGTFERNKPYTHVRLNKNLKFSSPNAFFAEKKEIVDISYPGDIVGLHDTGNFKIGDTLTEGELMSFKGIPSFSPEHFRYINNADPLKAKQLDKGVDQLMDEGVAQLFTLEMNNRKVIGTVGALQYEVIQYRLEHEYGAKCSYENFPVHKACWVKPTDPKSEEFKEFKRIKQKFLAHDKYGQLVFLADSEFTIQMTQSKFPNVKLYFTSEFD
- a CDS encoding peptidylprolyl isomerase, whose protein sequence is MPLKTKIMKFINSQLIVAVVTAFFAVGTANAQEIIKDSVKTKPQTKTAQKVKVDGIIATVGDYIILDSDIDKSFLELSSQGQSVKDITRCQMLGKLLEEKLYAHQAIQDSIVIKDEEVKEKMNEQIAYMVEQLSSMENVIKYFKKDSEEDFRSELFEIIKTNKLTTEMRNKIINAVEITPEETRNFFKSIPQDELPVFGAEMEVAQIVITPKITEEEKQRVINRLKEIKAEVLAGSSFKTRAVIYSDDRGSASNGGFYKINRKTQFVKEFKDVAFSLGEGEISEPFETEYGYHIIMVEKIKGQEVELRHILMMPKVSDQALKEAREKIITIKNKIESGEITFAEAARTMSDEKETRANGGTLINPKTQDTHFELTKMDPSLYSEVSNLKDNAITAPILDDDPRTGKKYKIITVTNRINEHTADYGKDYIKIKDLALKEKQIKAIGKWSDEKIKETYIKINGEYQDCLFINNWLKK